Within the Falco cherrug isolate bFalChe1 unplaced genomic scaffold, bFalChe1.pri scaffold_247, whole genome shotgun sequence genome, the region CCACTAGGggccttctccccaggggtgacctccctagggagctgtgcgtgcgcagggatgctgacagtgcccctgtgccacgcagcagggctcgatggggagcccctggggagctgccgtggggctcatcccaaaccctgctcagcaccagccctcgccggcccttgccagccagctgggctgacttAGGGCCGTGTTCAGACTCgggaaagatgggcagcagcgcctggtacgcacctggccttcctgacgtgctgcaccttcctgaattttctcaggtttgggcCCGCAAagtcatttcctctcttctccgttttatttttgctgtgctgtccctctcctctgcccagatttcttttctctttctttgtctcgagttttccttctcctggtggGATCCTGAAAAACTTTCCACCCCACAGCGTGATGAGAGGGGGaaagccccaagcccctgcagtgagctctcaggtcaggcaaggggagctcttcctacctggtttcctggggcaggctggtcagTTGTTGCAGGCATGCCGGGGACTCTGCCGTGCCCTCGGGGGTGGCTGGAGGCAAATCTGGAGGTGCCTAAACCAGAAACGTGGGAGGTAACGGGTGGCAAGTAAGGGCCTGGGGTAGTGAGGGCCTGACTGCCAAATTGCCATCTTAGctctacagaggagatgctggtttgcatcatgcacattttgcacagtccagccactgcagcctaGACTTGATGAAGCTGCGATGGAATAGGATCTGAGCAAAAGCCCTCTCAAGGTGACAGCTACtcccttctgtccttttgtgggtgttttgtaggtatgttttgtttgatgaagcagatcatacttcatgaaatgcattccagaaacagcctttccagttttccttaacaCGTACCAcgctggggggagaggaggagccccaaaggcacaagagagcggctgccaggaggaggcccagcggctgcttggcctcctgggaaattactgtcCCACTTGAGACATGTTGTCCCAGTGTCTGTGGAGCTGCCGTACCTCTGCCGCTTtgggccctgcccctgtgtctcccccagctcctctgtcgATGTCCAGCAGAGAGGCGTCTGcatccagaaaggcttctgccgGACGCTGGgtgtctgctgtgcctgcagggccactttgctcttcgcactgcagctctggaaagcaaaagcacgtgCAGCAGCGCGACTTCTTGGAAGTCAAGAACATCtcaagcaaagcccagccaagCCCTACACCGCTTGTCTCCTCAACGTTGAGGTTTCTGGCATCCCGAgccccagtgtctgtgacaaGCCTCAGCCCCTCCTCCTACCTGTGCGCCtgtccatgggtgctggcacctcctcggctgatggaggggagaggccggccacctcccccccaaagatgtccccgcagttttcaatgaggaactccaccagcacgttcacctgcagacatgaaagccttggtctcaagccaggtgcctgcagacatgtcaagcagcctttcccactgctgaccctTTGTCTGCGCAGGtggctgcggctgggggttgctcttccaggcacccagcccaccagccctggctcaagggaggaggcagccagggacctctcaacagccaagctccgatgggccgggaaggcagcagccggctgctgggTAGGGCGTACCTTCTCGGTCACTgccagcatggcctgcagcgggagcaggtcctcgttgggtgggctcagcaggttgggcccgatgcagatggccaggttgctgcagctcattctgctggtggctgcgttgtggccgatgtgctgcagcagggccatcagccgcttcaggaggaggagattgGCCACAGGCAACTTGTCagccaccctgagggaagaggaagacaaggctgatgaagcagagggtgcccacagccgtccctgcagctggccccaggcgggtgggagccagcagccgtgttgcacagctttgcagctgcccgaaaagacagctttctgaggaacccatgcctttgcaggcaggtcccagaacTCTCCCGGTCCCTGCTCAACAGGCCGGCGGCTGCCCACACTTacgctttcagctcctccaccttggcctgcttgctggccctctccatggctgccatCCAGTCCTCGTAGAGGTCGATGACGAGGAGCTTGGTGGGGATGCTTCGCAGGAATTCCTgcaatgccaagggctgcaggtgagcctttgaacgctgcaggccagccaggagctcctccagctgcagctcagaagcgctcaccttcaagatgacggccagcagcagtgcaggctggcttCCCACATCGACTTCCGTGCCGCGGTCCAGGGCCTCGCGTAGCTGCCGAAGTTCTGTGCCGCCGGCAGCTCTGCGGAATATCCCCTCCGTCGTCGGTCCTTCctggtgcaggacagccagcagctcctgcaagagATGCAGGACAGTGgcttggctgaggagctgccctgcagcagcggtGGCCATGGCCAgcgctcttccccaggctgggctctgtcctcctgcaaaggggctgggagcagagaagcGTGAGCCATGGGCAGAGAGCCCAATTCCCCAGTACCTGGAGCCAGGGGACGCTGCCTGTGGACtgagtggggggctggggaccccgtgtccaggctggcttacctggatgggccggggcagcgtgttgtcctccccacagagggctgccaggggctgcccaaagagcgccctgctgcagccggagcccgcctgccctggtgcctgggcagcggccggggtgcGCCGTAGAGcaaagggccagggcagccccatcctcctcctgctgctgctgctgctccctcctgctgcaaaggaaaacagagtaagacgCCATCAACGGAGAGCCCCAGGCCAGCGGTCccagagcctgccctgccctgctctgtcctgcccgcagCGCGATGCTGTGTAGTgcggcaggacaggcagggagccagcagctggaaccgTGGCTttggcccagcagctgtggcttggaGGCTGCCGAGAGCTGGTGTGCCACcaggacagcctgtcccagcccttgccctgccctcctgcaagctgtggGCAGCCGCAGaggctctgtgtcctgcagaagcTCATGCAGCGGCCGCTCTCCAGCAGGTGTCCTTGCTAGTCCAGGTGCTGTCCTCCCGTGCGGTGCCCAACCTGCATGGCGACACTCAGGGGACAAGTGAGCACAGTTCAATCcactgcaggaggctgcctttctttcccaaactCACCTGGCTCGTGGCAAAGTCCCCCTGCGTTTGCAGATGGGGCCGTCGCAGGCCCTTGCTTGGGATGAGCCTGCAAGAACCAAGAATCGGGCTGCgcttggagagcagccccgcagcagaaagggccaGCGGCGAGCTGCCCCCcggcaccagcagcctgagcatggcagagctgggaccctctgGCCTCCCAGGCTCTCTGCCCCGTGCGGCAGGTTTCGTCCCAGCTCCGCCAGCCAGCCAGTACGTACCAGCGTTCCTGGTGTCTCCCCAACCCCCTCTGCTGCGGAGTGGTACTGTGGGAACCCCCGCCCTCCTGCACATGGTCACCCCACTGgctgcacatcccagcacagccagagatgggtgcaaggcagccattctcacctctgcctgtgcctccatcagcctctccaggctcctggcgcgcactgtcctccactgggcgggagagaaggaggggaagaaggtgagcagccatgggtctgctgctcggctgcaggagcagtgcttggggacagggcccagagcagagagacactcacggcgtggcggcggctcagctccttctccaggagcttgatGGATGTTAGGCGGGTGACGCGGGCTCCCGTGCgtccttctggtgtcctgtgcaccgggaagggagagggagagagctgggtgagccccaagccgtctcttgtctcttgtcaggcagctgtgcgcgagagctgcctgcagccccaggggcaccttccccagctgggggctgtgttcccccgtgggcccagcttctcctggagcaccccccccccccggcttaccccagcagcgtggccacccacagctccttcagtgcctgggagctgcagaaagagaggagagacagcgtcaggccctgctgcccccagccctgggcaaaggtgggggcctgcacagccctgccccgtggggcaggacagaggcgctgtccaagccctgggttgctctgtcctgcctgagcagctgtatttgcccttcccttctgggggCCAAAAGGTGACgaggggatgcaggatggggaagcatcccccatccctccctccctgccaccgagctgcctgctccctgcccaggctctgcacGCAAGGCAGAGGCCAGTCTTCACGGGATGgcgtgggcacggctgggaaGCTCTCCTGCCCGACCACGACTCACCCAAAAGTGGCAATGCAGGAGCCggtgggccaggcgaggatgacagaggtgctgtcctcatcggtgccttgctcctcctcctcctgtccctcctgccccgcagcctccttcccgctgctgagcacccacagctggtccagggccaggcagagctgtgggcgcaggctggtgccatgtctgcagagagcagaagccggccctgagctggaggggggctccttgggctgggtccccacgcgcagagccctgtcccccacctgcccttgggacggacgttggtgcctccagcaccgaggggccggggcctggggctggtgccagggtgtccctgggccggggctggggggaaggatctgggctctgagggtcttaccGCAACTTGGCGACCACCAGTTCcttgtggaggaggagcaggcgCCTCTCGCTCCTCTTGCGGCCCCGGGTCAGCCGCACGTCTGCGCTCAGCACCGGCTCGGcgtcgctgagagcctccctgcagagcagagagcggcGGGCATGAGCAACGTCAGTGCTgcgtggcccagctgtgcccgcgtgtccccgagccctgggggagcccacctggagctgcagcagcagctggcctggcccatcctgcccgggagaggagggccctggccgtgcagcgaggagggggcccagccggcgacggggaggctgggaagcggggtgctggtgctgtggcagcgctgctgggccagaggctgcctcctgccagcgccgctgcgtgccagcacagctctgccctgctgcctgtggtggccgtGGGCTCCCCGTGACCAACGGTCTGAGCCCAACGGAAAgtgggcggggcctgcgggggcggggctggggccctctccagtatggCCGGCCCTGCCTTGCCCGGGGGAGCCCcgagcaggacagggcagggggcaagggccacctccctgcgcctgcGGCCAGCGCTTTCACCTGGCTTTTTGACAGGGTCCCGCTcaataaaagaagctgtttttcctagAGATGACCATTGTGGCTAGAGGCAGACTCCTCTTGGTGGAGGCCGGCCTAGCCGTTGGAAGgcctctggcacacaggccGTGCTAGGCCTCAGGCCCCAAGGCGCTGGAATTGGAGCAGGCCCACCgggaggaaaaacttccatttttaccaaaagacGGGGGGACTAGCAGCAGCAAAGAGCCGCTCGGGTCCTGCCAGGcgccacagggaaatgaaaggtGTGGTGAGCTTCGGCAGGAATTGTGGTGCCCCTGGAGCACCACCCTTGCTTGGGAAGGCTTTATCCCACCTGGGTGTTAAGGCTTCACCCTTGGCGatcagggctggatgagcaccacccaggagcccctgccctgtTAGCCATGACCTTCACCCAGCCGGTGGCCAACACGGCCAGGGGCGAGTTTGTGGGGTAGGCCATGACCATGGCAAAGAAGGGACCCGTAGCCAGCTTTTGATGGCCCGTGTCTCGTTTCACTGTTGACCCTAAGCAATGCCTTGCTCCAAATAGAAGCGATGCAGAGAGTTACACACCCgcccttttcaggaaaaatgcaggacatCAGAGACATGTAGCAAgttctctgctggctgttgtacactgcagcaagaagcagcgtgggtccagtggctaatgctggaaggggaattcagcacttctgggaaagggatataaaggcactcttgtgggccaggctgggattggggaggctgggtgggtgtctggggtcccagctttcctgcagtgctgactgtgtgcctgctgcttgctcttccctgcaacgccggttgcatccacctgctggggctgtgcttgggaagggcaccgggggtgagcaagcccatgggagagggctggggggaagctcttctccagagatctaccagaaactgtccagagcatccgagaggatgctctgtgtgaCAAGGGAAGGTGCCCGTTGGTCCAATGTatggagcctgcagggctcccatcagggtcctttgacctacccatcctccagccagcaatccAGGTGCCCCTGGGGGGTCCCATGTTGGTCTCCTGAGGTACCCTTTAGCCCCGGTGAAGGTGTCAtgcctcagtgtgtgcttgcagggcatgtttccttcctgctgacaagggCGGAATTGCAGTTAAATGCCCCTGGGCGATCCCGagccaaaagcagatttttttctatgggccacactgctttgcagtccatgtgtgtggttcagctcctgcatgggagctgaggacacGAGGTGACCTAGCTCTGAAGCTGGCCACTCTTGCTCCAGGCAACTCCAGTTGCTtgcgttttccttcagcttccccagcctgatgatctccactgtcacctcctccctgtcctacaaGAAGTATCCCTCTCCAGGCCAttaggacagtggcacagcactcagaatccagatcactggtagagaagtaggacagaggaaaagagaagttctcctttgaaagaaatccttgtttgtcctcctttagctaccagtggatgaaaaatacggggacagaatttcaggccagccacagcactggctttcaagcctgagcttgtaatgtcatggctgttctggaatgtggtacagtgaaatgagagatagaaatggcaaattttcccccCCAGAGcggtcaaatgctggcagaggttgtcCAAGGAGGGTGTGCAgcctctgtccttggagatcttcaaaggccaagggcacacattTCTCTGCGACCTGCTCTAGGTGAGCgtgatggagcagagggcttggcccagaggacctccacgggtcccttccaaccccaccctcccgtgtggctctgtgctttgcttttgccctggcggagatcttcagggactttgcgttccattttgtgttgccttagggctacaatgtgctgtggtttgggggcaaCAAGGTTATGGTATGCCAGAGGTCAGGCGAGTTAGTGTCAAAGTGTGTTATTGTTATGGACAGAACctgtgtttgttggccctgtgttcctggggttatggcatttttatcatgtgttctgtgtggtgattttttttttttgtggagagtgccttttttcagctattttgcctttgtaggGTTTGCATGGGGGCCTCTGGTTTGTGTACcaagtttcttctggttgtttttctgctgtgctggtggacggtggtgtttttttctgtcttgaaaccatcgtTACAGGCCTAGtatatctcctgcaggtcaggcagtgtcacttctggtgtggtctgactcatttctggtgagttGGTAGGTAGGTATGGAGGACTTGTGGGCCCTCCATGGAGgatgactgctagaggactaagaggcagatctgtggaggggtgagaggactgctggcccataagtagtgactgtcagaggactaagtgtacttgaatttacgtgggcttccaaattcatggttgtttctcctgccttgcggaagagccatgggaagtcaccagccacacggaAGGATAAAGGGTTTCCCACGGCTACgtggctttttgggttttgcttttgaataagaAAGTCCTGTCTCTACATGAGTAGAACTATAAACGGTCAATTTTGCCAActttagaaagcagggagcagcacttttctgctgtgcctcacatggcggCCAGGGcacggtgagaaacagcaagtgagtttcttcctggaaccttctccaggggagcagtgctgcacttgtcaaggtgaggggtttttttggctctATACGATTGCAAATGTGAGGGGTTCATTTTCAGAACACAGCTattagggagcagaacatttgtgctgtgcctcacatggctgcaaggacagagtgagaaacagcaagaaaattccttcctggcacctgctccaggggaacagtgctgccctttcccaagatgtatttttttttggctcttaaggtctgcagctctgaagggtcaattttgctcaccacagaaagcagggagcagaacttttgtgctgtgctgttcctcacatgggtgccagggcagggtgagaaacagcaagaggattccttcctggccccttctccaggggagcagtgctgccctttcaCAAAGTGAgcactggttctgcatgagtgcaaaatgtttgggtcaaatttctcaccacaggaagtAGGGAGgtgaacttttgtgctgtgcctcacatggctgccagggcagggtgagaacagcaagagaattccttcctggaaccttctctATGGGAGGAGTGCTGTACTTTGCCAAAGGGACTTTTTTTGGATCTTAACGACTGCACCGCTGAGGGATTAATTTTTGCTCACCacggaaagcagggagcagcacttttgtgctgtgcctgacatggctgccagggcagggtgagaagcagcaagagaattccttcctgccaccttctccaggggagcagggctgcactttgtcaaggtGAGTTTTTTGGGCTGTGCATTATTGCCAGTGTAAAGGTGTCCAGTTTCTCCCCACAGAGAGCAGGGTGCACAacttctctgctgtgcctgacgtggctgcaaggacatggtgagaagtagcaataaaattccttctggaaccctctccaggggagcagccctgcacttcCCCAGGCCATGTTTTTTGGTTCATGGTTTCCCAGGCCATGAGTTCAaaagtgctgtgtcaattttctcaccagagaaagcagggagcagaactcttgtgctgtgcctcacatggctaccatgcacggtgggaagcagcaagagaattccttcctggtaccttctccaggggaatttcccagcTCCCGAGGgactcctggcactggctgcaagggggctcccagccgaagGGTGGGCCTGGGTGTTGTTGGGGTGTTaattggtgatgtctcctttccttagcCACGTTAACACTTTGGGATAACAAATGGATGCTTCGCTCctgttgctcttttatcatatcgCTCACAGTAACTGCCActggttccttttatcatattgcatgctattttcttttattgcaatataagaaactgcatttgataTATTCCATTATGTGATATACTTGatagatttgattatatttgatgtggagttcagctttgctgtctatccagtcagccagcaaaacagaatttgatGTAGTCGGCAGCATACGAAGTAAAACTCtctctatttaggaaaaaaaaaaaaatgttcctcgacttgctgttgtcaggtgggaaccattgccttatggtgtttgggccagagtggtctggtggtgctgggcagttgggccatGCCAGAGACAGAGGTTGTGGTGTCTGGCGGGACGTTTGATGCCACTGTATAGATTCCACTGTGTATACGTTTATGTCCAgggattctgttaagggaaggctgctggctcggcaaagggacaagatgtctgagctccccGGTTACCACGCTCTGATTTGCTGTGTAGCTCTACGTTAAACACACCTGCGCACAaaggttaggccaagctgactctctaaagctgttagaagtgacgaattaagggacctctcatgcagggagtcagccttgagaaggatggggaacaaagaatggatggggaaaagatcggcgttctcttcagtgatgcagaaagagcctctgggtgaggacgttgtggtcgcaggaggagacaagccgataagagtgctgcgatccgcagaatgttggttggaattcggacaaaggtaattgttgtggggggagattgtgacctctgactcagatagccccccgagagagggcaaggccccgcttggggagcacggggagctagtaaaaaacctcagcagtgctgtctgagggtgtgtgctcgtttgcattaaagcaagcaacttgtaacccatcccgtgcctgactgaaaatgcatgtgtaatgcgctatgagtgtgcaagtgctctgctgtccatagtgcGTACCCTCGAGGAACTGGGTGAgcacgctcagaggaaacattcccccgtgctcccagcactgccataaagaatgccggccttctgaaacttgcaagcaagtcttagagggtttttctccctgaccGACTTTATGGTATCATTCccaccatactggagaaagcaaatctttttctgtttggtggtgaaagcagcttggggagcgtcactgaagtgcagcacttttttaacctcaggtctAAAGTGCCACCGGTCCTACCGTGGAatacatccttcctcaggctttcagcaaacggaaaggatgcaacaaacccaccccactaAGACGTCCTgcgctttttttatcttccctggAAGGTGGGGACATGACCCTGTTGGGccatctgtgccacctgcctgggagccaagatggtgcctttgcatttcaggctaagcacttaccttcttttttttccttttcagcgaCTTTAGAGCCACCCTTAGGGAGGCTGGTTAAGCTGGTTTATGTACAGCTGGTCACCAGTGGAGGGAAACGGTAAGCTCCGCTATTGCCTCTGGTGTTTACTTGTTACCTTGTCGCTCGTTTGAGTGATCTTACCGTGCCCCggcaagcagaagctatcacgccactttaggccttggtctaatagtcatgcaaagcaatactgaaagtcattctgagatctggaacaggccccaatgtgcattttataaaagtgcatCTTGGCTGCTCTTTAtctttgcatgggtttttttcccgtttctccagactgttgaagctctgaaaggcgccagtgagctgctctccctcagtttgctcctttgcctttggggagtgcggttcatgttttcttcatggctttgcagaggagaaaatccatgaatacaccaccttgcttttttcacctaagctaatttcagaaactgcctcctttaacttagacatgaaactcttcttaacctctttgtgcacttgtagaaaagcagggtggggtgggggttggggggtgggggtgtcttcAGGAAGTGCCCGCAAAAGAGCCTGTGGGAGACCCTGTCCCTTGACTCACATGTGGGGTAGTGAAGAGCCTGAGAAAGTcatgggtgttttggtgttcaccaaagcaggttttcggtttggtttttttttttcttattgtcttGTTATCTTATGTAGCTTATGCCACCAGGTAGTGACAGCccgggggtgacaggaggggacagcaggcaatGGCAGCCtggagggtgacaggaggggacagtaggtggggacaggcctggggggggggggtacaggagaggacagctgttggggacagcctggggggtgacaggaggggagagcaggtaTTGAAAGCCTGGCGGTGACAGGACCTCAGGCGCCAGATCAGGCCGCGAGAGGCTGAAGGCGACTCACTGCGACCTGCAGGTCACCAACGCCTAGACCATGGAAGGCGCGTGGGGGCGGCAGGCGCGGGATGTGGGGACCGGCCGGCTGGCGGTGGCGCAGGTGGCCAGTGAGGCGATTGGGCCGCGGCCGGCAGCGGTGACTCGtgctggggcctcagagctgctcttccgtggttgtgcgctggcagctggcgtgagggctgtgtgcgcagccaggcacagcagcgtacGGGGTCGATGTGCGGCACCGCGCgtggaagaggtttggtttctgggaacCCTTCTAGGTAAAACGATAAGGAAATGTGGGACAATGCCTTGTAATCACAaacctgccagatttctttgaaacccggcagagaaggctgaacgtGATAGAAAAGGAGTGGATGGCTaattggaaggggaaaaaagtgggtttggtgactgaaatttgtcttcaacTACTTTTACTCCACCGCATTGCCAAAGTGgcgcttggctgctgcagaaactgctcagtagcAACGTTTTGGATCAAGAGTGTATCTGTGAGTGAGAATCTATGCAGACCCTGGAAAGCCATCTTGTAGACGGGTGTTCTGTCTCAAgtatacttggcatttcttgctaatacagcttctttgctacaccaaagacattttcattcagatgttaTTGAGCATCATTTCTTCGTTTCTTTCAAAcggtgcatttttttcctggtactgcGTGTTAAACGGTGTCAGGGcaatactgaagttttatggcagaTCACTTATGGTGAATATACCTAGAAATGTTCTTCGAGAAGCCCTAAGTTCTTTTGAATCTCAGAAATGGTGCTTGATTCTCAGAGACGGTAATGGTTTCGTATTACTTAGcgtgctgtttcagtttggtaatctaccatctggcaaagcttgcatgtgattaaagactttgggatatgacagaaataaaaagacttggaaaccgttgccattccttaaacattcaaattttatcgggtgttttgttttggtttttttcttttttttttcctgtggttctgtgacattctcacaacagtcttttctttacaatgtgTACTCataggttttttccctcttcctgtttgatgtattaaaacttaaacagaataacatgTCTGCTGCGGTAACTGTAACTTTGGCCCTAGCCTTTCAAGTGGTTGGACCTAAGCACGCTGTTTACCTGCAGATAGGTAAAGTATGTTCAGGAGAGTATCTGTGAGGAGACTTAACAGCACGGTGTTAGGGGTCTTGGGGGTGTTACGGGATCGCGTGTCATACGGCGGTAGAGATAGACATGCAGGTAGAGGCAGATGTACAGGTTGTGACACAGATACTTAGTGGAACTTCTGTAAGGGTGTCTTCcctgtgaaaaggcaaaaatcccccagtggttgtcagagcaaagctaaggAATACATTTCAGTGTCATACACATGTATGcgagattttggggttttacacATAACCGTGAATTTCCGTTTTTATTGAACAGCCTCTACGTGCTTaaagtcaccttcagaagatgaaggaaagaactcGGCCAGGATGTTCTGCCTAAAGGGGGTTCTCGGAGATCTTCCCTGTGGAGATACGGTCGTGGGTTTTATAACTTGGTGCAGGAGTCCTGACTAAATGGTGACGTGATCTTGGAAAGACCCTTCAGTGAACCTTGAGTGAAGATGGCCaacttgttcagatttttcGGGGCCGCGTGATCACGGAAATCTCTTAATAGCAGCAATGCTAATAGAAGctaaaagtaaacaggattttaaacatcactgggggaaaaaaaaagaaagag harbors:
- the LOC129735058 gene encoding T-cell activation Rho GTPase-activating protein-like, with the protein product MGLPWPFALRRTPAAAQAPGQAGSGCSRALFGQPLAALCGEDNTLPRPIQELLAVLHQEGPTTEGIFRRAAGGTELRQLREALDRGTEVDVGSQPALLLAVILKEFLRSIPTKLLVIDLYEDWMAAMERASKQAKVEELKAVADKLPVANLLLLKRLMALLQHIGHNAATSRMSCSNLAICIGPNL